A stretch of Phoenix dactylifera cultivar Barhee BC4 unplaced genomic scaffold, palm_55x_up_171113_PBpolish2nd_filt_p 000130F, whole genome shotgun sequence DNA encodes these proteins:
- the LOC120104863 gene encoding E3 ubiquitin-protein ligase RHA2A-like isoform X3 translates to MGLPNRLHDASSDSIPILLVVAAAGWVSYLRSLLLCLLHSLGLQRLHPSSAAADDPLFSAAGSGLAGLVVVASSGRPFAYEALPSAATEGEQDEPGCVVCLCELADGDRLRRLDLSNRFMKALHLFKVMQLEKSAKPIGLVDEGCRVVGRGRRDRQKHDNEARCDAEDIREFQEHYPIIFATGLRLGGRILADETGTELVLKERPGF, encoded by the exons ATGGGGCTCCCGAACCGACTCCACGACGCCTCCAGCGACTCCATCCCGATCCTTCTCGTCGTGGCGGCCGCCGGGTGGGTCTCCTACCTCCgctccctcctcctctgcctcctccaCTCCCTAGGCCTCCAACGCCTCCACCCCTCCTCCGCCGCGGCCGACGATCCCCTCTTCTCCGCTGCCGGGTCCGGCCTCGCCGGACTCGTCGTCGTGGCCTCCTCCGGACGCCCCTTCGCCTACGAGGCCTTGCCGTCGGCGGCCACGGAGGGGGAACAAGATGAGCCGGGCTGCGTGGTGTGCCTCTGCGAGCTCGCCGACGGCGACCGGCTTCGGCGGCTGGATTTG AGTAACAGGTTCATGAAGGCACTGCACCTCTTTAAAGTGATGCAACTGGAGAAGAGTGCAAAGCCCATTGGGTTGGTGGATGAAGGGTGCAG GGTTGTTGGAAGAGGCAGAAGGGATCGTCAGAAGCATGACAATGAAGCCAGATGTGATG CAGAAGACATTAGagaatttcaagaacattatCCTATTATCTTCGCCACAG GTTTAAGACTTGGAGGAAGGATACTTGCCGATGAAACTGGGACAGAGTTAGTATTGAAAGAGAGACCTGGATTTTGA
- the LOC120104863 gene encoding E3 ubiquitin-protein ligase RHA2A-like isoform X2 has protein sequence MGLPNRLHDASSDSIPILLVVAAAGWVSYLRSLLLCLLHSLGLQRLHPSSAAADDPLFSAAGSGLAGLVVVASSGRPFAYEALPSAATEGEQDEPGCVVCLCELADGDRLRRLDLSNRFMKALHLFKVMQLEKSAKPIGLVDEGCRYFVNMSKVYGVQPEMKHYGCMVDLLIRAGLLEEAEGIVRSMTMKPDVMQKTLENFKNIILLSSPQV, from the exons ATGGGGCTCCCGAACCGACTCCACGACGCCTCCAGCGACTCCATCCCGATCCTTCTCGTCGTGGCGGCCGCCGGGTGGGTCTCCTACCTCCgctccctcctcctctgcctcctccaCTCCCTAGGCCTCCAACGCCTCCACCCCTCCTCCGCCGCGGCCGACGATCCCCTCTTCTCCGCTGCCGGGTCCGGCCTCGCCGGACTCGTCGTCGTGGCCTCCTCCGGACGCCCCTTCGCCTACGAGGCCTTGCCGTCGGCGGCCACGGAGGGGGAACAAGATGAGCCGGGCTGCGTGGTGTGCCTCTGCGAGCTCGCCGACGGCGACCGGCTTCGGCGGCTGGATTTG AGTAACAGGTTCATGAAGGCACTGCACCTCTTTAAAGTGATGCAACTGGAGAAGAGTGCAAAGCCCATTGGGTTGGTGGATGAAGGGTGCAGGtactttgtgaatatgtcaaaaGTTTATGGGGTTCAGCCTGAGATGAAGCATTATGGTTGCATGGTTGATTTGTTGATTCGAGCAGGGTTGTTGGAAGAGGCAGAAGGGATCGTCAGAAGCATGACAATGAAGCCAGATGTGATG CAGAAGACATTAGagaatttcaagaacattatCCTATTATCTTCGCCACAG GTTTAA
- the LOC120104863 gene encoding uncharacterized protein LOC120104863 isoform X1, whose product MGLPNRLHDASSDSIPILLVVAAAGWVSYLRSLLLCLLHSLGLQRLHPSSAAADDPLFSAAGSGLAGLVVVASSGRPFAYEALPSAATEGEQDEPGCVVCLCELADGDRLRRLDLSNRFMKALHLFKVMQLEKSAKPIGLVDEGCRYFVNMSKVYGVQPEMKHYGCMVDLLIRAGLLEEAEGIVRSMTMKPDVMQKTLENFKNIILLSSPQVSFLSPLIIMASSFSDSFSLQ is encoded by the exons ATGGGGCTCCCGAACCGACTCCACGACGCCTCCAGCGACTCCATCCCGATCCTTCTCGTCGTGGCGGCCGCCGGGTGGGTCTCCTACCTCCgctccctcctcctctgcctcctccaCTCCCTAGGCCTCCAACGCCTCCACCCCTCCTCCGCCGCGGCCGACGATCCCCTCTTCTCCGCTGCCGGGTCCGGCCTCGCCGGACTCGTCGTCGTGGCCTCCTCCGGACGCCCCTTCGCCTACGAGGCCTTGCCGTCGGCGGCCACGGAGGGGGAACAAGATGAGCCGGGCTGCGTGGTGTGCCTCTGCGAGCTCGCCGACGGCGACCGGCTTCGGCGGCTGGATTTG AGTAACAGGTTCATGAAGGCACTGCACCTCTTTAAAGTGATGCAACTGGAGAAGAGTGCAAAGCCCATTGGGTTGGTGGATGAAGGGTGCAGGtactttgtgaatatgtcaaaaGTTTATGGGGTTCAGCCTGAGATGAAGCATTATGGTTGCATGGTTGATTTGTTGATTCGAGCAGGGTTGTTGGAAGAGGCAGAAGGGATCGTCAGAAGCATGACAATGAAGCCAGATGTGATG CAGAAGACATTAGagaatttcaagaacattatCCTATTATCTTCGCCACAGGTATCGTTTCTTTCTCCATTAATAATAATGGCTTCTTCTTTCTCAGATAGTTTTAGTTTGCAGTGA